TCAGCACGAGGAGAACAATTCTGTCCGTTTGTAGAACTAGCAATGCTCAGCTCATCTTCAGATTTATCAAATTTTCCTctgaattacaaaaatattaaattaatttataggatacttaatgataaaaattatataattactGTCAATAGtacagtattattattgttatcatagatCATAGATAAAGGACATACAAACTACCTATATGAGATAACTTAAGGGTATGCAGGACATAATGATTATATAAAGACTTGTAAAAACAAGTGTGTGTAGAAGAGAAACATTAAAGATGGCAAATTGGGTAGGCCATTTGGATTGGGTAAGGAATCAAAAGAGTTTCAACTTGAAACGAGCTGTTATTAGTACATTGCGAGACAGATTGGCCTGCCAACACTTTGATGCCCATTTTCTATAAATAGTTACCAAGTTAATTATGATAAAAGAACAATGTAATTACAAAAAAATCAAATTATTGAATTTCAAGATATATATTGTAGAAAACGTAGCAATTATAGTGAAGTAGACGTACATGGAGAACCCTGTATTAGAGGAGCCAGATGGAACAGATCCTTCCTACAAGGCATTTAAATTATTACTCTGTAACCAAAATGTTAAATCAGATCAATAAATaacattaaaattatatatatacatacaagttCAGCAGATTCGGAAGCCTCACTCAAAGATGACAACTGATGTTGAAGTTTCCGTTCTGTTACACCGTCCTCATCCTGGATCTTTTGTTACATAAACAATAGTGTCACTGACACTAATTACAAGGTTGTAACAATAGGTTATAAGAGATTAATCAGCTAGAACCTTTTACGTACTAATCGGCCATAAagataaacataaactttaacattatTGTCAAGAAAAATAGACATAATCGTTCAGTAGTTGAAATACTCCAAAACtctagtttaaattcatattaaaatgttgACCAAGTTGACTTTGACAAATGTTGACCAACTTGACTTGACTTTTACAGCAGTAATAAAGTAAATTTCAGGCATCATACCAAGGAAGCCTGTGCCTTCACATCTTCAAGGTCAAAGTTCCATCCGCTGATACCTCTCTTATATTCATTCTGTAAGCAGAGtataaaaaattattttatttCTGAATATTAATCTAAAAAAAATACTCTTTGTTACATTTGCAAAAAAGCCCTACCTGTGATATTTCTTCCTTCTGTCCATCTGGAATTTTCTTCTGAGCAAGCATATCTTCCTCCTTTTTCTATAATTATTACAAGATCAAAGTATCAACTCGTAAAATATTGTAAAAAATTGTGGATGAACACACAATTGTTTGAGAGAAGTCATATAGACCAACCTTAATTGCCTCAAGGCGATCACCAATTGTTGGGAGGCCTTCCAAAAGCTTACGTACTATAAAATCATTTGATCTAGCTTGTTTGAAAAAATGATGTTTTAAAAGCTTCTTTGCAGAAGGACGCTTTGAAGGATCTTTCACCAGACAACTGGCAGTCATCTGTTTGAAAGACTATATACAGAAAACAATCCAAGACAAGAATTAGATGACTTTTTTACCAAACAGACATGAAAAAAACATGTTACCTTGGAGAATTTCCGGTCCCTCTCGTAATCAAGACCAGGAGGTGCGTTTTGCAAGGTCATTAGCAAAACCTACAAAGTTAAAAGTATGTTTACTTCATAAAAACTCAGACGTAAATACTACCAGAAGCAACCATTGGTAAATGTATGCAAATAAGAAACCTTCATTGGTGGATACTTAGAAAAAGGAGCATGCCCATGAGCAAGCTCCAGAGCTGTTATACCGAAAGACCATATATCAGCCCTGCAGAAAATTTGAAGCAGAAAAAAATCTAccttaatgtttttttttttagacAGATACAGTTTTTAGTTACTTCATAAATTTGGTCTTCGTGTGGTAGGAATGGAAAAGAAAAAGTGTTGAACAATTAAGGGAAAAAAATCTCACTGTACGGAAAATTACTAACTTGAAGTCGTATCCATGCAGTTGCTCCATAACCTCAGGTGCCATCCTAACAAAAATGCAAAGCTTTAGTGAGTCAAATATTTTGAATAATTTGATACGGTAATTTGTTTTATAAatagtatattatatattatattataaactaTCAATAAAGACAGAAATAATACCAGCAAGGTGTCCCAACAAATGTATTCCTCACACGTTGCCTGTCACCAGAATCAAATAAGCATGCAGAAACACCAAAGTCACCCAGCTTTATTGCACCTTGGTCACTTATGAGAATGTTTCCAGCCTATTTAAACAAGCAATGCTGACCCATTATAAacataatattaatatacataacaaAAAAAGGATATAgaacaagcaaaaaaaaaaaaattaaatgctcAACCTTCCACATTCACTATGTTAGAAACAGGGTTTGAATTGATAATCAAGGATTGATGCTTAAATCGTGTAAACACTTTCTCAATAGAGTATTAGAGTATTTCGGCCCCATTAATGCCTTGGGTTCACGAAAACCTTATTTGGATAAGACAAGAACAACACTTTGTATCTAGGCAATAAGTTTACAAAGCAAAAAAACAAAGAGTTTGTATGTTTTCTGTATGTTCTTATGAAAATGAAGTGGAAAGGTGCGAAGCGAAAAAACGCAAACTTTCAACCAAAAGGTGCAACCTTTCAACTAAAAAGTGCCACTTTTCAACGAAAAGGTGCACCCTTTCAACCGACGGTTATACCTTATCGTTCACACCTTTTGAAAATGGTGGTTACTTAACCCTTTTCAAAGCTGCAATTTCCAAGACATTATTGAAGTAACCCGAGCGAGCATGCACTCACCACTCTCCAAACTTATCATTGAGTATAATTCAATAACCCTTTGCTTCAAGTAAATCCCAATTGACCAAAACGATTTTTATAACACTAAAATAGCAAACACCACTATACACAAACAAAGATGAACTACTATTCAGGTGTACACTAGATATATCTAAGACATTGGTTGTCAGAATTATCACATTCCAAATCGCCAGTCAGCCTTACACATGAACATACGAGGACAAACACATGCAGTTAAACTATGGGTTCACACAAACTCAAAATGCAAAACTAAGATGTCACTCAATTGTAAAGATCTCTAatacagaagaagaagaaaaagcacatgcagatatatatataatatgggTCCAACCAAACTCTGAGAACATTAGAATATTGCGGGAATTGAACTTACTTTGACATCTCGATGGATGTGCCCATGATGGTGAAGATACTCCAATGCTTTTAACACCTCTCGAAGTATAGTTGCAATTATAGCTTCTTCAAAACCCTCAGGGTGAGAAGCCTTCAATATATGGAGGCATGAACCACCACCCATAAAAGGCATAATAACCCATAGGTTATGGTCATTTACGAATGAACAGTGTGATTTAAGAACATTTGGATGGTCAACTAGAATCATCGTCTGAGCCTCACGTGATACATTGTTCTACAACCAGATAAACAAATACAAAAATTAACATAAAATAAAGAATCAAACAATCAACCACTAAATTGTTAAATGCTGATGAATTATGGAAATACAGTAATTGAAGAGCATAAACCATTGTCAGAACAGCAGTAAACCTAACCCTTCAGGAACTATTCAATTGGCTAACTTAATGTATTATATTAACTAATAACTAATTGATTACAAACAGAAGACATAAAATTCCCATACAATATGAAAAACCAATTGAATAATGAGTaacaaaaaagatgatgaaataatAATGTGTAAAATATACCAAATCACAGTTTCCTCGTTCGAAATCGAGAACTTTAATAGCCACAATATCATCATTAGCAAGACACTTGGCTCGATAAACGGATGCGCTAACACCTTGCCCTATCTCCTCATACAGCACATAATGCTCTGCTCCAATCGGATATTTTTTCATTTCAatcactaaataaaaataaatcatATCAATCATCAATAACACAAAAATGCAGCTCAACTAAACAAATATATACCTATATAAATctaaataaatacatacatacatatacgcaTAAATTTACAAAAACTTACAATTGCATGAAACGTTGTGATAACAATTCAACGTATACCGAAAACCTCACGGAATTGAATTCAGATTCACCGATTAAATAGGTATATATTAATtgattgatgataatgatgatgacgtCAGCTAGAGAGGGAAGATGATCTCTGGTTTCTCGtgatggagagagagagagagagagagagagagagagagagagagagagagagagagagagagcgcgCGCGCGCGTATCGGATCGCCAGTCGAACAACGGAGAAACTTTTTTGTATTACAATCCCGCCACTTGTTATATCAATGAAAGAagataaatacaaaataaaaaattaAGAAGGGTGTACAAGTGTTGCTGCTGGATGTACAAGTGTTGATACCTGGCTATGTGCAGAACTTCGTTATTCGTACAGTTTCTTTCTTTATCCAGAATTTTACTGAGTAGAGAGATAAACTTACGTCTTACGAATTGATAATTGACAGGGGATCTTATTAATACAGTAATTACGATTTTCTCGTATTAGTTAAGTCAACATCAAAGATTACGTTAGATATGGTAACTTTTATAAAATCCTTttgaaaaagattaaaaataaataaataaatgatttgTTCCAATAATAAAAATGTGTTAGAAAACTTGTTACACCTTTGGGGCTAGGGTCGGTGACGATTTCAGGATCAGAATTTAATGGGGTCCCGAAATATTTTTCCAATGATAATATATTTTAATGatattttagtggttgtttacctttagaaaactacaaattcgaaaaatatatatgGTCcatgtagttaaatttagtggtgtcgtaTACAATTTATAAGAAAcaatataaatttaaaaaatatatgggttcctatagttaaatttagtggtgtcctgtaaAATTTAAAAGAATATTTTCTACATAATATTTTTAAACTAGTGGTTTCCCGTGACCCCACGGGCTTCAAAGTAAAGTCGCCACTGGCTAGGGTTATAGAATATAAACACCGGATTGTTTCTTGAATCGTGAATCACTTTCCAAATCAAGTATTTTCACCCTATTAGCCTCGGGTTAAACGAAATCTCGATTAGGATAAAACAAGGAAGGATTCATCGTCTAAGTTAAAAGATAATGAATCAAAATGTATATAGAGAGTTGTTTCCGTGTGTTTTTGCAGAGAAATATGTGTAAAAACGTCTTAGAACTTCTGTACTCCAATGTGGTGAAATGGACAAACTTATACAAAAACTGACCAATAAACTGCCAACACGGCCAGTGTCACAGCGTGACACTTTCCCCCTGTTTCCTACCAGCCCGTCATGACGTGACACTTCCAGGCTGGCCAGGTTGGCACGGT
This window of the Rutidosis leptorrhynchoides isolate AG116_Rl617_1_P2 chromosome 7, CSIRO_AGI_Rlap_v1, whole genome shotgun sequence genome carries:
- the LOC139858979 gene encoding serine/threonine-protein kinase BLUS1-like is translated as MRILIEMKKYPIGAEHYVLYEEIGQGVSASVYRAKCLANDDIVAIKVLDFERGNCDLNNVSREAQTMILVDHPNVLKSHCSFVNDHNLWVIMPFMGGGSCLHILKASHPEGFEEAIIATILREVLKALEYLHHHGHIHRDVKAGNILISDQGAIKLGDFGVSACLFDSGDRQRVRNTFVGTPCWMAPEVMEQLHGYDFKADIWSFGITALELAHGHAPFSKYPPMKVLLMTLQNAPPGLDYERDRKFSKSFKQMTASCLVKDPSKRPSAKKLLKHHFFKQARSNDFIVRKLLEGLPTIGDRLEAIKKKEEDMLAQKKIPDGQKEEISQNEYKRGISGWNFDLEDVKAQASLIQDEDGVTERKLQHQLSSLSEASESAELEGSVPSGSSNTGFSIGKFDKSEDELSIASSTNGQNCSPRADAVGEFSGKPFHHRAASSGCTPFLDRVPSCNGSRLLQIDDLGPESAYKASIASADPVVQQKGRFKVTSESVDLDKPAAPPLLHKSQSLQVISQSLIGHQSSHVDAMPHNQNSNLPLPVLQFILQTNTLQRDCILSLIKGNSASGSTAHFNIDGSCTSTNVPALDKSMIDANSNREKELLNEITYLQWRLANAQEELQKCRTENSQVTPCSETDKFFSPRSSPE